From the genome of Pseudomonadota bacterium:
CCGGGGTCACACCCAGATGCCTTTGAGGAAATACGTCATGCCGGGAACGATGAATTGCACCCAGCACCGGGATACCGGTGTATTTTTCAACTGATTCTCTTACAATCGCCTCGTGGCGGGAAGTGCCGACCCGGTTTAAAACAACACCACAGATATTGACCCGCCGGTCAAACTCCCGGCAGCCAAGCACCAGAGCAGCAATCGTTCTGGTCGTTTTGGTACAGTCAACAACCAGCAGAACAGGAAGTTCAAGAGTGATTGCAAGCTCGGCAGTACTGAAGGAGCCCTTTACATCGACGCCGTCAAACAGCCCCCTATTTCCTTCCATAATGACCAAATCGGCACTGGCCGAATGACGGAAAAAAGACTCTTCAAGGACCTCCCGGCTCATCAGATATGGGTCAAGATTATAGCACGGCCTGCCGGCGGCAAGTGACAGCCAGCCGCTGTCAATATAGTCGGGCCCCTTCTTAAACGCTACAACACGGTGCCCCTCTTTGGTCAAGGCTGCAACCAACCCTACGGCCACAACGCTTTTCCCTGAGCCGCCACCAAGCCCGGCTACGATAATTCCTTTAGATGTCGATTTGATAGCTTGATCCATTTTTTACTCTATCCGGCCCGCTTGATTGCCTGACCCTGGCCAGTGAAAAATAATACACTGAAATGACCACTGAAACACCTGTCCTGTCAAGTCAAGAAGGCCATGAAAAATTTTTTTGCGTTTTTTTTTTTGCTGCATCACAGACATGAACTTTGAAATCGCAAAAAACATATACCACATTTTTATTATCGCCCACCAAATCTTTTGACTAACCCCCCTTCTTATGGTAGTTTTACCGGTCTTGTTGAGTCAACGCAACCACCTGCGGTATTATCCATTAAATCCTTCAATTCCTATGTGCGGCAGGTGAAAAAAATATCCGTTTTCCGGAACTAATCAGTAGGTCAAAAGAGGACAGGAACAATGACTGACAAAAAAGCACAGGATGATATTTCAAGTGTAATAGAAGAGCTTGAGAAAAAACGCGACGAGAAGCCGAACTCCTTCATAGCCCGCCACCACCTTGCCCTGGTTTACAAAAAAGCTGGAAGGATCGACGAGGCAATCATCGAATTTCAGAAATCAACTGAAATCGATCCGCTTTCCGCTGAACCCTATGTAAACCTGGGTGCAATATATTTTGAAATCGGCGAAATCGACAAGGCCCTTGCTGCAAACGAGGCGGCGCTGGCAATCTCCCCCAAGACCGCCCAGGCCCACGCAAACATCGGGCTTATCCGCCAGCAGCGAGGCGAAAACAACAAAGCTATTAACGCCTACACTGAAGCCACAAGACACAATCCAAAAATGGTTAATGCCTGGGTCAACCTTTCCGTTGCGTACATTATTGCAGAAAACAACGAAGAGGCCCTGAAAGCAGCATTACAGGGTGTTGCCCTGGACCCTGATTTCCCCATGGCTCACAACAACCTGGCAGTAGCTCTCTATTACAATAAGGATTACAAAAAAGCCAAGGTCCATGCTGACAAGGCCCTTGAAATGGGCTATGCCGTTGACCCAAGATTTACTGCTGCAATCAAAGAGGCGCTCCAGTAAGTCATGGCAAAATCAGCTATTAAAACCAAACCCTGGTGCGTTTTTTGTGGCCAGACCATTGCCAAGCCCCGCCCCTCTAAAAATCGAAAGCTTGGTGAATTTACTGAGGGCAGTTGTCAGTGCGGCGCCGTATACAGTTGCGATCCAACCGGCTTCAATGTTGGAGCAGCAATAGTCGAATGCATGGTTAACGCCTGCAATGACGACTGGGACCTTGCGTGGGAACTGATCCCTGAAACGGATTACCTGACCGGTCGACTTGAAAATTACGATGAAATTACCAATCAGGTGATTGAAACAAAAAATCTCGACGGCAGAAAAGTCAAAGGTGTCATTTACTTTATCCGCCTCCACAAAGATATCAGCGAGATCGCCGCCCGATCACAGAATAAGGATTACAATCCAAGCTCTTCCGACAGGAAAAATACCATCCCGGACCTGGAACCCACCCGAGACCCTAAACGTAAAAAGAAGCGGGCCGACAAAAAAATCATCCAGGAAATGGCAGCGGCCGGAGATATTGACGGGCTCGTGGATCTTGTTTTCGACGACACAAAAACCCTGCGATTCCTCCAGCGCATACTCTACACTCCTGACGATGTCCTGCGCTGGAAAACAGCTCATGTCATCGGCAAAGTCTGCGCCCGTCTGGCTACCCGCCAACCCGGCAAAGTCAGTGATCTGTTGCACCGATTGTTCGCCGCATGCTCTGACTCCGCAGCCTCAAGCTGGGGAGCCATTGAAACCATTGGCTCAATCATCGGCGAACGGACCGATATTTTCGGGGCCTTTACGCGACATCTTTTAAATTATCTTGATGATCCGGCGACCCTGCCGCTGGTTCTTTGGTCCCTTGGAAAAATTGCCAAGACCAGACCGGACCTGATCCGCAGCATCTCGTTCTATCCGCTGCTCAATCACCTTATGCATCCCGATGCGCTGGTTCGCGGCCTTACACTGATATTATGTGACCGTATCACCGCAAAAGAAGCAACAAGCACCATTGAGAAACTCACCGTTGACTCTTCTTCCTTCACCTATTATGAAGCAGGTGAACAAACAGAAACCACCGTAGCAGCTTTAGCCAAACAAGCTCTGGACTCAATTAATCGTCAAGGAGATAAAAAATAATGAGTGAAAAAAAACTTAATCAGGAAACCGCTGAAGAACTAAAACCAAAAGATCCTGCCCAGGAAGATTACGAACAAGGCCAGAAATTCCACTCGGACTTAGACACGGCCCTAGCCGCCAATGCCTTTCATAATGCCTTAATCGGTTTTGAACAAAGCAATAATGAATCCGGTGTAGCCAACGCCAGTGACAAACTCGGTGATATCTGCCAGGAAAGAAATGAATACCAGAAAGCCCTTGAACATTATAGACGGGCTTTTGATATCTGCGATCGCCTTAAAGACGCGGCCAGCGTTATTTCCTTACAGAAAAAAATGGCAGTATCCTACCTTAGCCTTGGACAACACCAGGAAACATTAAAAATTTACTTCGAATTATTCGACACTTTCAGTGACTGGAAAAACCCTGGTCTCATCGTTGAAATGCTTGAAAAAATTGCCGAGCTTTATGTTGAAACCAATGAAAAAGATAAAGCCATTGACGCATACAATACTGCCGCTTCAATCCACAACAATTACGGTCATCCGAATCAGGCTCAAATATTCCTGAATAAGGCCACTGAATTGGCCGGTCAACCACAATAGTTTATGCACCAAATAGGTTGAGAATACAGATACGCTCCACTGTGAGGTTCAAAGCAGTTTGTCAGGAGTCTGCGAATTGCCTTAACCTCTGGAGAACCACCATCCTCTGCTCCCCTTCCGGGCCAGTTCGGATAAAAAACACTTTAATAGTTCAAGACAAATCGGCTCTTGGATCCTGTCATCCCAGGGCAACAAATCTATAAATCACCCTCAAATCCCGGATCAAGGTCCATGGTCAATGCTTCATGGATATGAAACCGCTTGCTTCCCCTTTCTTCCGGGATGCCCGGATAATTAACCCCCAGAGTGCTTGATAATTTCAGCAGGTGGTCAAAAATAGTATCGAGCTTAACTGTGGGATACATTTCTCCCTTATTAAAACCTGATAAGCCGCAGACATGCCCCTTGCCATTGATTGCCGTTGGCAGGCCATAGACTCTGCAGGTTACAGGGCGCCATTCATACATGGCGCACTCCCCCTGATCGTTGAGCAATGGGCATTGTACCCGCCACAGGGAAAATTTCTCAAGGAGATCTTGCCGGCTTATTTCGTCCTCAACAGAATTCAGCTTTGATTCAAATTGTTTTTTTGCCTGATCAGCACGCTCAAAAAGTCGCTGCCGCTCAGCTGATTCCGTGAAAACGTTGTCCATATTCATCCTGATATACACCGCTTCGATAAAGCTGATATCAAAGCAGGCATTGCAGCAGTCAACACAACCTGGCCGACAATGCACTTCCTGCGGGAAAGCCCCTTTGATCTGCGCAAAAGATGAATTCACTGCTTCGAGAAGAGAGTGGTATTTTTTGAATATTTCTTGCATTTTCGGATAATGATTTATTTCAATTCAAGGTGAAAAGAGCTGGAATAGCTAATTGAAACTCCCTTAGCAAAAAAATACTGGGCCTTGTAGATTTACTCTCAGCGCCACTCTCTAACCCAGATTTACTGGAAATAAATAAAGGCCCTGGATAAGTACCTTAACAGTAGGTGTAACTTATTAGAATCAAACTAGTTATTAAAAGTCTTGCCACTCAGTTCAGTACTCGCTTGACGGGTGTAAAAAACACGAAAATTACTTATAAGGTACAAATAGCCAACATCCAGCGATTCAATAATAAAAAGATGTGCTGAAATCTTGTGCAATGAGTTTTTTTAAAAAACCCAGGCATTTTCCCGTGTGTTGAGGATTTACTGAAAGCCATTGCTGGAATAGATCGGTACATACCCGGGCAGAAAATCCCTCAACTCAGACATAGACTAATAATGCATAAAAAAAGGCGCAAGGGGATAATTTATCCCCTTGCGCCTTATGAATCAACATACTCTAAATCCGCTGTTTCCGGACTTATTTTTCTTCGCTCTGGCCTCGGCCCTTAGCAGCGTACATTGTGCTGCTGCCACTTGACCAGAATTCAACAAGGCCGTCTTTAACTAATTGATTTGCCGCATTCTTGATCTCGCGTGGCTTGAAATCACCGACCTTTGTCTGC
Proteins encoded in this window:
- a CDS encoding dissimilatory sulfite reductase D family protein; translated protein: MADNINEELKAAILDLLLTAKKPQLYLKDMQTKVGDFKPREIKNAANQLVKDGLVEFWSSGSSTMYAAKGRGQSEEK
- a CDS encoding PBS lyase, with amino-acid sequence MAKSAIKTKPWCVFCGQTIAKPRPSKNRKLGEFTEGSCQCGAVYSCDPTGFNVGAAIVECMVNACNDDWDLAWELIPETDYLTGRLENYDEITNQVIETKNLDGRKVKGVIYFIRLHKDISEIAARSQNKDYNPSSSDRKNTIPDLEPTRDPKRKKKRADKKIIQEMAAAGDIDGLVDLVFDDTKTLRFLQRILYTPDDVLRWKTAHVIGKVCARLATRQPGKVSDLLHRLFAACSDSAASSWGAIETIGSIIGERTDIFGAFTRHLLNYLDDPATLPLVLWSLGKIAKTRPDLIRSISFYPLLNHLMHPDALVRGLTLILCDRITAKEATSTIEKLTVDSSSFTYYEAGEQTETTVAALAKQALDSINRQGDKK
- a CDS encoding YkgJ family cysteine cluster protein, with protein sequence MQEIFKKYHSLLEAVNSSFAQIKGAFPQEVHCRPGCVDCCNACFDISFIEAVYIRMNMDNVFTESAERQRLFERADQAKKQFESKLNSVEDEISRQDLLEKFSLWRVQCPLLNDQGECAMYEWRPVTCRVYGLPTAINGKGHVCGLSGFNKGEMYPTVKLDTIFDHLLKLSSTLGVNYPGIPEERGSKRFHIHEALTMDLDPGFEGDL
- a CDS encoding tetratricopeptide repeat protein; amino-acid sequence: MSEKKLNQETAEELKPKDPAQEDYEQGQKFHSDLDTALAANAFHNALIGFEQSNNESGVANASDKLGDICQERNEYQKALEHYRRAFDICDRLKDAASVISLQKKMAVSYLSLGQHQETLKIYFELFDTFSDWKNPGLIVEMLEKIAELYVETNEKDKAIDAYNTAASIHNNYGHPNQAQIFLNKATELAGQPQ
- a CDS encoding tetratricopeptide repeat protein; the protein is MTDKKAQDDISSVIEELEKKRDEKPNSFIARHHLALVYKKAGRIDEAIIEFQKSTEIDPLSAEPYVNLGAIYFEIGEIDKALAANEAALAISPKTAQAHANIGLIRQQRGENNKAINAYTEATRHNPKMVNAWVNLSVAYIIAENNEEALKAALQGVALDPDFPMAHNNLAVALYYNKDYKKAKVHADKALEMGYAVDPRFTAAIKEALQ